A genomic window from Puniceicoccus vermicola includes:
- the rpmI gene encoding 50S ribosomal protein L35, whose amino-acid sequence MQKTKKSIAKRFKVTGTGRLMRRKAGKRHLLRKKSTKQRRAMRQDQSVSKGFQKRLEKAIL is encoded by the coding sequence ATGCAAAAGACCAAGAAATCCATCGCTAAGCGTTTTAAGGTGACTGGGACGGGACGTCTCATGCGCCGCAAAGCGGGCAAGCGCCACCTGCTCCGTAAGAAATCCACGAAGCAGCGTCGGGCCATGCGCCAGGATCAGTCGGTTTCCAAAGGCTTCCAGAAGCGTTTGGAAAAGGCGATCCTCTGA
- the cyoD gene encoding cytochrome o ubiquinol oxidase subunit IV translates to MERTSEFRHYLIGFVLATILTIVPFTLVATVGGIASYVTLVICAILQLIVHLRFFLHLSFKGQQKEDLQLVLFTGFILLIMIGGSVWVLGSLYSRM, encoded by the coding sequence ATGGAACGCACAAGTGAATTTCGCCACTATCTGATCGGCTTCGTCCTCGCGACAATCCTGACGATCGTCCCCTTCACCCTGGTCGCAACCGTCGGAGGAATCGCTTCCTATGTCACCCTGGTCATTTGCGCGATTCTCCAATTAATCGTCCACCTCCGGTTCTTCCTCCACCTCAGCTTCAAGGGACAACAGAAGGAAGATCTTCAACTCGTTCTCTTCACCGGCTTTATTCTTTTGATCATGATCGGAGGATCGGTCTGGGTGCTCGGGAGCCTCTATTCCCGGATGTAG
- a CDS encoding FAD-dependent oxidoreductase, translated as MESAGERGEWPPHSPAARLGPGAPREVFEKLKNPFYHEENPGATQSTGWLDAWDSVASPYAVAVEAPEDVAAAVRFARKKRVRLVVKGTGHDYLGRSCAPDSLLVWTHRMRKVTVHDDFVPEGAPEDAKPLPAMTVEAGARWLEAYTAATAAGRYVQGGGCTSVGACGGFTFGSGYGSFSKRYGTGSGGILEVEVVTADGSIVRANPYQNEDLFYALRGGGGGTFGIATKVTLLTHPIPSTLGVVTGSIQAKSDSAYRELIEAFLRLYPKTLDNPHWGESVHFGSDNQFGFRLTFLDLSEEEGMAALEPFLKPLRDRSDDFDVKPEVQFLPFRDLWNPDYWERANPDFIIHDPRPKAPPSQFWWAGNQGEVSMFWDTYKSRWIPTQLLREDPAAAADAFFAASRHAGFVFQLNKGLSGEHPEAAMRDRETAVHPQVFGAAALVIMASGQQYRYPDVVGKEPDEKRARKDADSLKRAMGELAKVTPGAGSYSTESDYFLENWQEAQWGPNYPRLLEIKKQVDPGNLFRVHHGVGSEELPIRFA; from the coding sequence ATGGAGTCAGCTGGAGAAAGAGGTGAATGGCCGCCTCATTCGCCCGCAGCTCGCTTGGGCCCCGGTGCGCCCCGCGAGGTTTTTGAGAAGCTGAAGAATCCTTTCTATCACGAAGAGAATCCCGGTGCGACTCAGTCGACCGGTTGGTTGGATGCCTGGGATTCAGTGGCGAGTCCCTATGCGGTGGCTGTGGAGGCTCCGGAGGACGTTGCTGCTGCCGTTCGATTTGCCAGAAAGAAGCGTGTCCGGCTAGTGGTGAAGGGCACGGGACACGACTATCTGGGGCGAAGCTGTGCGCCCGATTCCTTGCTGGTCTGGACTCATCGGATGCGGAAAGTGACGGTTCACGACGATTTTGTTCCTGAGGGTGCTCCGGAGGATGCAAAGCCTCTCCCAGCGATGACGGTCGAAGCGGGAGCTCGCTGGTTGGAGGCCTATACTGCGGCGACAGCGGCCGGTCGCTATGTACAGGGAGGTGGCTGCACGAGCGTTGGGGCTTGCGGTGGATTCACCTTCGGCAGCGGATACGGTAGTTTTTCCAAACGCTATGGCACGGGATCGGGCGGGATATTGGAGGTTGAGGTTGTCACCGCCGATGGCTCGATTGTTCGGGCCAATCCTTATCAGAATGAAGATCTCTTCTATGCGTTGCGGGGCGGAGGAGGCGGCACCTTTGGCATCGCAACAAAGGTGACACTGCTTACCCATCCGATCCCCAGCACGTTGGGAGTCGTGACGGGATCCATTCAAGCGAAGAGCGATTCTGCCTATCGGGAGTTGATCGAAGCCTTCTTGCGGCTGTATCCGAAGACTCTCGACAATCCTCATTGGGGCGAGAGTGTTCATTTTGGTTCGGATAACCAGTTCGGGTTCCGCTTAACCTTCCTCGATCTGTCCGAAGAGGAGGGAATGGCCGCCCTCGAGCCTTTTCTTAAGCCATTGAGGGATCGATCGGATGATTTTGACGTGAAGCCGGAGGTGCAGTTTCTTCCGTTTCGCGACCTTTGGAATCCGGACTATTGGGAACGGGCCAATCCAGACTTCATCATCCATGACCCGCGCCCGAAGGCGCCGCCGAGCCAGTTCTGGTGGGCCGGGAATCAAGGCGAGGTCTCGATGTTCTGGGACACCTACAAATCCCGGTGGATCCCCACTCAGCTTCTTCGCGAGGATCCTGCGGCGGCGGCCGATGCTTTCTTCGCGGCCTCTCGCCATGCCGGTTTTGTCTTCCAGTTGAACAAGGGGCTTTCCGGAGAGCATCCGGAGGCGGCAATGCGGGACCGGGAAACGGCGGTGCACCCTCAGGTCTTCGGGGCTGCTGCTCTGGTCATCATGGCGTCCGGTCAACAGTACCGCTATCCCGACGTGGTGGGAAAGGAGCCGGATGAGAAAAGAGCTCGCAAGGATGCGGATTCATTGAAGAGGGCGATGGGAGAGTTGGCCAAGGTGACTCCGGGAGCCGGTTCATATTCAACCGAGTCGGACTACTTCCTTGAGAATTGGCAGGAAGCTCAGTGGGGACCGAATTATCCGCGATTGCTGGAAATCAAGAAACAGGTGGATCCGGGAAATCTCTTTCGCGTCCACCATGGTGTCGGGAGTGAAGAATTGCCGATTCGCTTTGCCTGA
- a CDS encoding phosphatase PAP2 family protein — MTADSQSSDRTARRSWTYGFFVWAILLCAGIWGFTEIAEYAMGGDSHAIDRKILLSMRSSADASDPAGPEWLEELGRDFTALGGTGVLTLVTFAVTGYLVLIGKKRVAGFLILSVVLGLVMSSLLKGGFDRPRPDLVPHGSHTYTSSFPSGHSMMAAVCYLTLASLLCAVHTERRIKMYLLSIAFLLTILIGVSRVYLGVHWPTDVVAGWLAGALWAFTAWRIARWFQSRRQLEPPSSSDGPPSE; from the coding sequence ATGACTGCCGACTCTCAATCCTCTGATCGAACTGCCAGGCGCAGCTGGACCTATGGCTTTTTTGTCTGGGCGATTCTCCTCTGTGCGGGGATTTGGGGATTCACTGAGATCGCTGAATACGCGATGGGAGGTGATTCGCACGCGATTGATCGTAAGATTCTATTGTCGATGCGGTCTTCCGCAGATGCCTCGGATCCGGCGGGCCCCGAGTGGCTGGAAGAACTGGGGCGGGATTTCACTGCGCTCGGGGGGACGGGCGTGCTCACTTTGGTAACCTTCGCCGTCACCGGCTATCTCGTGCTCATTGGAAAAAAGAGGGTCGCGGGGTTTTTGATTCTCTCGGTGGTCTTGGGGCTGGTCATGAGTTCATTGCTCAAAGGCGGTTTTGATCGCCCCCGTCCGGATCTCGTTCCCCATGGTTCGCACACCTACACCTCCAGTTTCCCCAGCGGACATTCGATGATGGCGGCGGTTTGCTATCTCACGCTGGCGAGTTTGCTTTGTGCGGTCCATACAGAGAGACGGATCAAGATGTATCTCCTCTCGATCGCGTTTCTCCTCACGATCTTGATTGGGGTCAGCCGTGTCTATCTCGGGGTTCACTGGCCAACGGATGTCGTGGCGGGCTGGTTGGCGGGAGCGCTTTGGGCCTTTACGGCTTGGCGAATTGCCCGGTGGTTTCAAAGCCGTCGTCAGTTGGAGCCTCCCTCAAGTTCAGACGGACCTCCTTCCGAATAA
- a CDS encoding cytochrome c oxidase subunit 3: MSTTTEESLHPGLNLGEEHGEDHLEAETSVFGFWVFMMSDLVTFGMFFAVFASSTTALAGGPGPKELFDLGSVAWQTAFLLLSSLTSGMAVLCLKQEHADRVFPRKQLVFWLLLTVLLGCGFLYREVSDFIDMAAKGGPPTRSGYLSSLWSLVGLHGVHVTSGILWCLVIVAGILAQGVNQAWKLTILRWAVFWHFLDIVWIAIFSFVFLGGLL, translated from the coding sequence ATGAGTACCACGACAGAAGAATCGCTGCATCCCGGACTCAATCTGGGTGAGGAGCATGGGGAAGACCACCTCGAAGCGGAAACCTCCGTCTTCGGTTTCTGGGTCTTCATGATGAGTGACCTCGTCACCTTCGGAATGTTCTTTGCCGTCTTCGCCTCCAGCACGACGGCCCTCGCCGGTGGCCCTGGGCCGAAAGAACTCTTCGATCTGGGCAGCGTCGCCTGGCAGACCGCCTTCCTCCTCCTCTCCAGCCTGACCAGCGGAATGGCCGTCCTCTGCTTGAAGCAGGAACACGCCGATCGAGTCTTTCCCCGCAAACAGTTGGTCTTCTGGTTGCTCCTAACGGTTCTTCTCGGGTGCGGTTTTCTCTATCGTGAGGTTTCCGACTTTATCGACATGGCGGCCAAGGGAGGACCTCCGACCCGGAGTGGCTATCTCTCCTCACTCTGGTCTCTCGTCGGGCTCCATGGGGTGCACGTCACCTCCGGCATCCTTTGGTGCTTGGTGATCGTCGCAGGGATCTTGGCACAGGGAGTCAATCAGGCATGGAAGCTGACGATTCTTCGCTGGGCGGTTTTTTGGCACTTCCTCGATATTGTCTGGATCGCAATCTTTAGCTTCGTCTTCTTGGGAGGGTTGCTCTGA
- a CDS encoding cbb3-type cytochrome c oxidase subunit I, whose amino-acid sequence MVDPIFGKLTWDSVILVQEVEDPNLNTFITSGAAGMIPVGAVLIVVLLTWLKWWKPFFGWITSVDHKKIGIMYILFAVIMLFRGVVEGTLMRVHQATALNGGFLSSDHFNQLFTTHGTNMIFFVAMPFLIGLINIAVPLQIGARDVAFPRLNQISLGLTGAGGFLITISLLIGEFATGGWTGYPSYNGSLVNPGVGPDYWILSIGLSGIGSTLTGVNFAVTIYKMRTKGMEYMRMPLFTWTALCTSILLILAMPPLTACCVMLGLDRYLGFHFFTNDMGGNLMNFINLFWMFGHPEVYILILPAFGVMSEIASTFSAKRLYGYTGIVAATMCISVLSFMVWLHHFFTMGQSTTVNAAFGIATLLISIPTGVKVYDWLATLWGGRIRFTTPMIYLSGFFILFVMGGLSGVILANPTLDYQIHNSLFLVAHFHNVILPGTLFGILAAIHYWFPKMFGFRLLENYGRATAFCWIFGFCLTFLPLYPLGLMGMTRRTVDYSDPAYVPLMVISGVGALFLSLAFILLLLTFWRSIVHRKKQQNPIGDPWDGRTLEWWTPSPAPEWNFAVLPEVDSRDAFTTAKQNGTAYQPIEKYEDIEMPANTFYGVILAVFVCGLGFGLVWYIWWMAIASFLGCIVTMIVYAFIPSKENIIPAEEVRRVDEAWRREAREGRGITRDDETTVANKGLARPDELPAI is encoded by the coding sequence ATGGTAGACCCGATTTTTGGAAAACTCACCTGGGACTCGGTCATCCTCGTTCAAGAGGTTGAAGACCCGAACCTAAACACCTTTATCACCTCCGGGGCTGCGGGCATGATCCCGGTCGGGGCGGTTCTGATCGTCGTCCTCCTGACCTGGCTCAAATGGTGGAAACCCTTCTTCGGATGGATCACGAGCGTCGACCACAAGAAGATCGGGATCATGTACATCCTCTTCGCGGTGATCATGCTTTTCCGCGGAGTGGTCGAAGGAACGCTGATGCGCGTCCACCAAGCCACAGCGCTGAATGGCGGATTCCTCTCGTCTGACCATTTCAATCAGCTTTTCACGACCCACGGGACGAACATGATCTTCTTCGTGGCCATGCCGTTCTTGATCGGGCTGATCAACATTGCGGTGCCCTTGCAGATCGGAGCCCGCGATGTCGCCTTCCCGAGGCTGAATCAGATCAGTCTCGGCCTCACCGGCGCCGGCGGATTTCTCATCACCATTTCACTCCTGATCGGCGAATTCGCAACCGGAGGATGGACAGGATATCCGTCTTACAATGGAAGCTTGGTTAATCCCGGGGTCGGACCGGACTACTGGATTCTCTCCATCGGGCTTTCCGGAATCGGCTCGACCCTGACCGGAGTCAATTTCGCCGTGACGATCTACAAGATGCGGACGAAAGGGATGGAGTATATGCGGATGCCGCTCTTCACCTGGACGGCGCTCTGCACCTCGATTCTGCTCATCCTCGCCATGCCGCCCTTGACCGCCTGCTGCGTGATGCTCGGACTCGACCGCTATCTCGGCTTCCATTTCTTCACGAATGACATGGGCGGGAACCTGATGAATTTCATCAACCTGTTCTGGATGTTCGGTCACCCCGAGGTCTACATCCTGATCCTCCCAGCCTTCGGGGTGATGTCGGAGATCGCCTCAACCTTTTCGGCCAAGCGACTTTATGGCTACACGGGAATCGTGGCGGCCACCATGTGCATTTCTGTCCTCTCGTTCATGGTGTGGCTGCACCACTTTTTCACGATGGGCCAATCGACGACGGTCAATGCCGCTTTCGGGATCGCAACCCTCCTGATTTCGATTCCGACCGGGGTGAAAGTCTACGACTGGCTCGCCACTCTCTGGGGCGGAAGAATCCGTTTCACGACACCGATGATTTATCTCTCCGGATTCTTCATTCTCTTCGTGATGGGCGGCCTGAGCGGCGTGATTCTCGCCAACCCGACCCTGGACTACCAGATTCACAACAGCCTCTTCCTCGTAGCCCACTTCCATAACGTAATCCTTCCGGGGACGCTCTTCGGGATCCTCGCGGCCATCCACTACTGGTTTCCCAAGATGTTCGGCTTCCGCCTGCTAGAAAATTATGGCCGGGCAACCGCCTTCTGCTGGATCTTTGGTTTCTGTCTCACCTTCCTCCCCCTGTATCCGTTGGGACTGATGGGGATGACCCGGCGAACCGTTGATTATTCCGATCCGGCCTATGTTCCTCTCATGGTCATCTCTGGAGTCGGGGCGCTCTTCCTGAGTCTGGCCTTCATCCTTCTCCTCCTCACTTTCTGGAGGAGCATCGTGCACCGCAAGAAACAGCAGAATCCGATCGGCGATCCCTGGGATGGCCGCACCCTCGAGTGGTGGACCCCTTCCCCCGCCCCGGAATGGAACTTTGCCGTTTTACCTGAGGTCGATTCCCGAGATGCCTTTACCACCGCCAAACAAAACGGGACGGCCTACCAACCGATTGAAAAATACGAGGACATTGAAATGCCCGCCAACACCTTCTACGGCGTGATCCTCGCGGTGTTCGTCTGCGGTCTCGGATTCGGACTCGTCTGGTATATCTGGTGGATGGCCATCGCCAGTTTCCTCGGGTGCATCGTAACGATGATCGTTTACGCTTTCATTCCTTCCAAGGAGAACATTATTCCGGCTGAAGAGGTCCGGCGGGTCGATGAGGCCTGGAGACGCGAAGCACGTGAGGGTCGCGGCATTACCCGCGACGATGAAACCACCGTGGCAAACAAGGGTCTAGCCCGACCCGACGAACTTCCTGCGATATGA
- a CDS encoding cytochrome ubiquinol oxidase subunit II yields the protein MTELPLILAVADSFLDPTGPAAEAQLKHLNLVMLLTFIAIIPPLLATPWILWRFRRSKPKGKYRPNWDSNPILEILMWGVPLLVVTLMGVSLWNITHRLDPYKPLGKDPLEIKVIGLDWKWIFIYPDEGIALVDELIVPEGYPVELELTTDTVMQSLRISAVVGQIYAMPAMTTKLNFMASDEGEDRGMNTQFTGEGFWKQKFDLYAVSEEKYRERMEKAKQSELQFTAENYAILAEQGTSEEAKKRLGIEGQKGAIEMVLDGTNIFERVLARYWSGKPMTPESQPGSPLYDPKKSLLPPAPEKPLMQM from the coding sequence ATGACTGAACTTCCTCTAATTCTCGCGGTGGCCGACAGCTTCCTGGATCCTACCGGTCCGGCGGCAGAGGCGCAGCTCAAGCATTTGAACTTGGTCATGCTCCTCACGTTCATCGCCATCATCCCTCCGTTGTTGGCGACTCCGTGGATTCTCTGGAGATTCCGGCGGAGCAAGCCCAAGGGCAAATATCGTCCGAACTGGGACTCCAATCCGATCTTGGAAATTCTAATGTGGGGGGTTCCGCTCTTGGTGGTCACTCTCATGGGAGTCAGTCTTTGGAATATTACCCATCGACTGGATCCCTACAAGCCGCTCGGGAAAGATCCACTGGAAATCAAAGTCATCGGTTTGGACTGGAAGTGGATTTTCATCTATCCCGACGAGGGCATTGCCCTGGTTGACGAATTGATCGTTCCGGAGGGCTACCCCGTTGAGCTTGAACTGACCACCGACACGGTCATGCAGAGCCTGCGCATTTCGGCAGTCGTTGGGCAGATCTACGCCATGCCAGCGATGACCACCAAACTCAATTTCATGGCGTCGGACGAGGGCGAAGACCGGGGCATGAACACCCAGTTCACCGGTGAGGGTTTTTGGAAGCAGAAATTTGATTTGTATGCCGTCTCCGAGGAGAAATATCGAGAACGCATGGAGAAGGCGAAGCAGAGCGAACTCCAATTCACGGCCGAGAATTATGCGATCCTGGCCGAACAAGGCACCTCCGAGGAGGCCAAAAAGCGTCTGGGAATCGAAGGACAAAAAGGCGCGATCGAGATGGTGCTGGATGGCACAAATATTTTCGAACGGGTTTTGGCCCGTTACTGGTCCGGCAAGCCAATGACTCCGGAGAGCCAACCGGGAAGCCCTCTTTACGATCCGAAGAAGTCTCTCCTTCCTCCGGCTCCCGAAAAACCTTTGATGCAGATGTAG
- the pheS gene encoding phenylalanine--tRNA ligase subunit alpha: MDEDISSIIHEAEAAVAAVSSRAELDEVKARFFGGSGSFTAFRKKIADLPKEEKPAFGKKVNELKTGLEAVFAEAVLQSEEAEFRKRLGPEVDPSLPSPDLGRGCEHPLTLVRNRIVEIFRRIGFSVVEGTDVESEYFCFDALNTPPDHPARNVQDTYYLKSESKMGNVKKKVDEERYLLRPHTSSTQIRTMLKNEPPIRIISPGRCFRRDTADATHSANFHQIEGLYVDRNVSVRDLKAVLDYFVRELLGSDAKTRFRPHFFPYTEPSFEVDFPSGHLGKVGSDWIEIMGCGMVDPSVFEEVGYDPEEYSGFAFGMGIERVAMNLYGIDDIRYFYQNDERFLRQFS, translated from the coding sequence ATGGACGAAGATATTTCGAGTATCATTCACGAGGCGGAGGCGGCCGTGGCCGCTGTCAGTTCCCGGGCGGAACTGGATGAGGTAAAGGCTCGCTTTTTCGGCGGGTCTGGATCCTTCACCGCGTTTCGCAAAAAAATTGCCGACCTGCCGAAGGAGGAAAAGCCTGCCTTCGGGAAAAAGGTCAATGAGCTCAAGACGGGGCTGGAGGCGGTATTCGCCGAAGCGGTTCTTCAGAGTGAAGAAGCGGAATTCCGCAAGCGTCTCGGGCCGGAGGTCGATCCTTCGTTGCCGAGTCCTGATTTGGGTCGTGGGTGTGAGCATCCGCTGACTTTGGTGCGCAATCGCATCGTCGAGATCTTTCGCCGGATCGGCTTTTCCGTGGTCGAGGGTACCGACGTCGAGTCGGAGTATTTCTGTTTCGACGCCCTCAATACTCCACCGGATCACCCCGCCCGGAACGTTCAGGATACCTATTACCTGAAATCGGAGTCCAAGATGGGGAATGTGAAGAAAAAGGTCGATGAGGAGCGCTATCTTCTCCGCCCTCACACTTCGAGCACCCAGATTCGGACCATGCTCAAGAACGAGCCGCCGATCCGGATCATTTCGCCGGGGCGTTGCTTCCGCCGCGATACGGCCGATGCGACGCACAGTGCCAATTTTCACCAAATCGAGGGGCTTTATGTGGATCGGAATGTTTCCGTCCGCGACTTGAAGGCCGTCCTCGACTACTTCGTCCGCGAGCTTTTGGGCTCGGACGCGAAGACTCGATTTCGCCCGCACTTTTTCCCGTATACCGAACCGAGCTTTGAGGTCGATTTCCCCAGCGGGCATTTGGGGAAGGTCGGATCCGATTGGATCGAGATCATGGGCTGCGGGATGGTGGATCCTTCCGTTTTTGAAGAAGTGGGCTATGATCCGGAAGAGTATTCCGGTTTTGCCTTTGGAATGGGGATAGAGCGAGTGGCGATGAACCTGTACGGTATCGACGACATTCGCTATTTCTACCAGAACGACGAACGTTTCCTGCGCCAGTTCTCATGA
- the rplT gene encoding 50S ribosomal protein L20 yields MPRATNKPASRARRKKVIKKAQGYFGNKSRLFRYAKDAVDRGEKFAYRDRRKKKSEMRQLWIVRINAACRANGINYSRFMSGLRTAGIEMNRKVLSELAINDPAAFQGLVDQVKFGSSAEKAG; encoded by the coding sequence ATGCCAAGAGCAACCAACAAACCCGCTTCACGCGCACGTCGCAAGAAGGTCATCAAGAAGGCCCAAGGTTACTTCGGTAACAAATCACGCCTTTTCCGTTACGCGAAAGACGCCGTCGATCGCGGAGAAAAATTTGCTTACCGCGACCGCCGGAAGAAGAAGTCCGAGATGCGTCAGCTCTGGATCGTCCGGATCAACGCTGCCTGTCGCGCGAACGGTATTAATTACAGCCGTTTCATGTCGGGCCTCCGCACGGCCGGCATCGAGATGAACCGCAAGGTTCTTTCCGAACTCGCGATCAATGACCCAGCCGCTTTTCAAGGTTTGGTCGATCAGGTCAAGTTCGGCTCATCTGCCGAGAAGGCTGGTTGA
- a CDS encoding MFS transporter, protein MNSSITLARSRATVITLCFLLGLLNYLDRVVISFSVSPIQKEFGINNTEFGFLMSAFALGTLSINGVSGWILDKSNVRLVWTVAVLAWSATMIFQGFAPTLLIFIGLRYFMGLGEGVNFPAMDRAMADWMDPKKLSRQISLCLLGVPLALLIGGPLLSNLIQSIGWRSSFIVLGIAGIILGICWLAFYRNAPREIIHQKTDADAPAPRWRDLLRNPTLLATSWSFFAFGYVLFFGVTWLPGYLGQTYEMDVTKVGWFSVLPWALALTLMPVAGWISDRIMMRTGSVRASRVHLIWICQTIAVLFFAALILAPSANSALICLSLAIGFAMMPNAPYYSICSDLFPRQAGSATGILVTFFSASGIVSPLLTGWLSDVFGGFDAAIGALIIIVGSAVVGMIVLARHEPPLLSHQTKGDTAESRP, encoded by the coding sequence ATGAATTCTTCCATCACCCTCGCAAGGTCGCGCGCCACCGTCATTACGCTCTGCTTCCTCCTCGGGCTATTAAACTACCTCGATCGGGTCGTGATCTCCTTTTCCGTCTCCCCGATTCAAAAGGAGTTTGGGATCAACAACACGGAGTTCGGCTTTCTCATGTCGGCGTTTGCGCTGGGGACTCTGTCGATCAACGGCGTCTCGGGCTGGATTCTGGACAAGTCCAATGTCCGCCTGGTCTGGACCGTCGCGGTGCTGGCTTGGTCGGCCACGATGATTTTTCAGGGATTTGCCCCCACCCTCCTGATTTTTATCGGACTTCGGTATTTCATGGGGTTGGGCGAAGGGGTCAACTTTCCCGCGATGGATCGGGCCATGGCCGACTGGATGGACCCTAAAAAACTCAGCCGTCAGATCTCTCTTTGCCTTCTCGGCGTTCCACTCGCCCTCCTGATCGGTGGGCCTTTGCTCTCCAATCTAATTCAATCCATTGGGTGGAGATCATCCTTCATCGTGCTGGGCATTGCCGGAATCATTTTGGGAATTTGCTGGCTGGCGTTTTACCGAAATGCGCCGCGGGAAATCATTCATCAGAAGACCGACGCCGACGCCCCGGCTCCCCGGTGGCGGGACCTCCTCCGGAATCCCACGCTACTGGCCACCAGCTGGTCCTTTTTCGCTTTTGGCTATGTTCTCTTCTTCGGGGTGACTTGGCTACCGGGCTACCTGGGACAGACTTACGAAATGGATGTGACCAAAGTCGGCTGGTTTTCCGTCCTCCCCTGGGCCCTCGCCCTGACCCTCATGCCCGTTGCCGGATGGATATCGGACCGGATCATGATGCGAACCGGAAGCGTCAGAGCGTCCCGCGTTCATCTGATCTGGATCTGCCAGACCATTGCCGTCCTGTTTTTCGCGGCCCTGATCCTGGCCCCTTCAGCAAACTCTGCCCTCATTTGCCTCTCCCTCGCCATTGGCTTCGCCATGATGCCCAACGCCCCCTACTACTCCATCTGCTCAGATCTATTCCCACGACAGGCTGGCTCAGCAACGGGGATCCTCGTCACCTTTTTCTCCGCTTCGGGGATTGTCTCCCCCTTACTCACCGGATGGCTGAGTGACGTTTTCGGAGGCTTTGACGCCGCGATTGGCGCTCTCATCATCATCGTCGGTTCGGCAGTAGTCGGGATGATCGTCTTAGCCCGACATGAACCACCTCTTCTCTCGCATCAGACAAAGGGAGATACGGCTGAGTCCCGGCCCTGA